The Engystomops pustulosus chromosome 4, aEngPut4.maternal, whole genome shotgun sequence genome contains a region encoding:
- the IFRD1 gene encoding interferon-related developmental regulator 1 — protein MPKSKKRNSRPAGGRQKTIQPFSDDDSSVETMSHCSSYSDTASFAEDGAEVDEEAAQEDFEFKLKGFIELTMDKSAKTRQAALEGLKSGLSSKILYDFIVERRITLTDSIERCLKKGKGEEQRVAAALACLLCCQLGSGMESEEVFRTLAPVLKSIISDRSANMSARQACASYLGLCCFIATDDIEDLYMTMECMENLFTKQYHAEGGTDNASALHIQALLSWALLLTICHSSEVKKKIDMHIHKLPRLLSCDDVNMRIAAGETLALLFELAREADAEFYYEDLEPLTETLKALATDCNKHRAKVDRRKQRSVFRDVLRAVEDGDFQSEVIRFGRERMQIDCWVKRLTYGVFKELFGSGMQFHLMTNGFLRSIFELGPPMLLDAAALKAMKVSRDERHMNNSAAFKARTKARSKLRDKRADVGEFF, from the exons ATGCCGAAATCTAAGAAGAGGAACAGCCGGCCTGCGG GTGGTCGTCAGAAAACCATCCAGCCGTTTAGTGACGATGATTCCTCCGTTGAAACCATGAGTCACTGCAGCAGCTACAGCGATACAGCCAGTTTTGCAGAGGATG GAGCGGAGGTGGATGAAGAAGCTGCTCAGGAAGACTTTGAATTCAAATTGAAGGGATTTATAGAACTTACAATGGACAAAAG CGCAAAGACAAGGCAAGCTGCCCTTGAAGGACTGAAAAGTGGATTGTCCTCTAAGATACTGTATGATTTCATCGTAGAAAGAAGGATAACACTCACAGATAGTATTGAACGCTGCTTGAAAAAGG GTAAAGGTGAAGAGCAGCGAGTGGCTGCAGCCTTAGCCTGCCTCTTGTGCTGCCAGCTTGGCTCCGGAATGGAAAGTGAGGAAGTCTTCCGAACCTTGGCCCCAGTCTTAAAAAGCATAATTTCTGACAGGAGTGCAAACATGTCAGCTCGTCAGGCT tGTGCAAGCTACCTGGGACTCTGCTGCTTCATTGCAACTGATGACATTGAG GATTTGTACATGACAATGGAGTGTATGGAGAATCTTTTTACCAAGCAGTATCACGCAGAAGGTGGAACGGATAATGCGTCGGCGCTCCACATCCAGGCTCTGTTATCGTGGGCCCTCCTGCTAACCATTTGTCACAGCAGTGAAGTGAAGAAAAAAATTGACAT GCATATACATAAACTTCCACGCCTCCTGTCTTGTGATGATGTGAACATGCGAATCGCTGCTGGAGAGACGCTGGCGCTCTTGTTTGAATTGGCACGAGAAGCAGATGCT GAATTTTATTATGAGGATCTTGAACCTTTAACTGAAACTCTGAAAGCTTTGGCTACAGACTGCAACAAGCACAGAGCCAAAGTAGATAGGAGGAAACAACGATCAGTTTTTAGAGATGTCCTTAGAGCTGTAGAG GATGGAGATTTCCAATCAGAGGTGATTCGCTTTGGGAGAGAACGCATGCAAATTGACTGCTGGGTAAAGAGACTGACATATGGGGTGTTCAAGGAACTTTTCGGCTCTGGGATGCAGTTTCATCTTATG ACAAACGGATTTCTACGTAGTATTTTTGAGCTGGGTCCCCCTATGCTTTTGGATGCAGCTGCTCTAAAAGCAATGAAGGTTTCCCGTGATGAAAGG CACATGAACAACTCGGCTGCATTCAAAGCGCGTACAAAGGCTAGAAGCAAATTGCGTGACAAGAGAGCAGATGTTGGAGAGTTCTTCTAA